The Halictus rubicundus isolate RS-2024b chromosome 6, iyHalRubi1_principal, whole genome shotgun sequence genome contains the following window.
gaagaagaacatcTGTTAAAGCTGCAATTTGTACTTCGTCTTGGCAGCGTTTCAACCTGTTGCTAAACAACTTGTTGAATTATTATGTGAATTAGCAACCACAGACATCCAATGAGAATATTTGTGCctggttctttttttttattttatgggTTTATGTCGCATCAACTGTTAGGTTGTTCAAACTCTAGTACCTTTACAAAGTAGTTATAAAGTTTACCTTAAATCATTAGAATATACAGTTACACATACAATACGCAAtaagaataattttttgagCAATATTCAGTTCGAGAAATTGTGTTCATTTGTGAGATATCGTTTTCTACCATATCATATTTCAAATATCGCCGCGCTTTCCAGCGTTTTCAATTTTTCGCGTTcggtctcttcttcttcttttatccATTGGAGGTGGAGACACCAATTTAAAGAAGTGGCAACGTTGATTGCATGGTGTACCTCAAAGTCATCCAATTTGGGGCCACGAACATGAAAGAATTCGACAGAAGTCTCACCTCTATAATAATGCTCTGTATCTATACAAAATAGATCGTATATGTCTGTCAATGCATATCAGAACAAAATAGATTATAATTAATTCCTTACTTGTTTAATAAGAATTCTAAGCAGCTCAAAATGCCCAGAAAACTTTCTAGTCGTCTTGCAAGAAAGTTCTTTTATATTTGCCCCTAAATAGTCATTTTAATACGCAGCTTTTAATTCCGGTCCATTGATATTATATTCCGTACGTAGAGCTCGCGATTGAATTTACTTTTAATGTACAGAAACTTAGAGAAAAATTCTTACTAGTTTAAAATCACTTAAAATGATTGAGAAATGTTCTAGTGTTTTTTTAAAGAATGAgattccttttttattttttcccctTAATACGCGATACCACTGTTGACACGGAAATTGGTAACAATCAAGATGGCTGCTACCAAGTCGAGTATATCCAATGATAATCCAACAAAGAAAGAGGACGAATTCAATGAATTTTACACGGAAGTATGTACCACTTCATCCGACTGTGTATCGTTAACAATATTTCTTCAcgcgaaaattcattttatataataattcgtAGTTACATAACCTTATTTCAAGGGTTATCAAACGTCAACCTGAACGCATTAAAGGGGAAACAATAAATGTAACGTTAGGACGATGTACATAGTTAAGTCTTGTTTACTATATTGTGCCTAAGATCGTGCGGAATGTTGTGAACAAGATTGTTTCTCCGGTAAAAGATTGAGTTAAAAATAAACCTAACCTATACAAAGCATACGCGCGTTCCAAACAATTCGTTGTCTCGTATAATTTCCCGAGAATCTTGTTGTTTGCATAGGTGAAGGAAATCGAGAAAAGGGACTCGGTATTGACACCTAAACAACAAATTGACAGACTCCTTCGGCCTGGATCCTCATACTTTAACTTAAATCCTTTTGAAGTGTTACAAATTGATCCATCCACCTCCATAGATGAAATCAAAAAGAAATACCGACGTGTAAGTTGTTTATCTTTCTATTTGTGTAGTGTACATATATAGTCCAAGAATTTGTAACACTGTATCATTTGTATTTTCCAGATGTCAATTCTTGTTCACCCTGACAAAAATCAAGATGATGCAGAACGTGCACAACAAGCATTTGAAAGTATGTATTAGGTTTAGTTGCATGTAACAACAGGTTCTTAACGCATTATAGGTTACTACTTTTTCCTTTATTACATTCTTTatggtcgaataaaattaaaattctatgtatatagagataaaaataatattagaatACCAGCGAACTCATCGTAGTATTAGGTTGTAGCATATGTAATGACCAATTTCAAAAAAACTTGTCATTTGTTGACAGAATATGACGATTACAATGATGCTTTCTTCAATCAATCAGTTTTATTTGGAGAgaaattatgtttgtttaaagttactGTTATGAATCTGACATTTCCTATGTAGCAACCTAATACTTCATATACTCTACTTTATAGTACTTCGTATGCAACTAGACAGAACTAAAAGGTAATCATTAATTTGACAAATAATTGTGTAGAAAAATTATAATGCAACATTCTCTATTTAGAAACTATATGACttcatatcctattgtattaTTTCATCATTAAGttggatgagttttacgaaGTAAAATATATATCGTCAATGTTATACTACTTGTTATAGTTGTCAATAAGGCATGGAAGACATTGGAAAATGAAGAAACCAGAGCAAAATGCATGGATGTTATTGAAGAAGCGAAAGCTCGTACAGATCACATGGTAAAGATACAAAATGAAAACTTCTGTTTATTTAAACAAGCACGTGTaacattaaaaaatcaattagatttcagaaaagaagaagaaattgaaaaaagaaggaaaagcaGATGGTGTAACAATGCTTGAAGAAGAAACGGAAGAAGGCTACACGCATGCCGTTTGGGTGATGACGATGAAACTCTTCGCTGACATGGAGAGAAGAAGGTTGATAACCATTCAGGAAATATAAGCTGTTTAGGAAAGTAAtttgaattaataatatttttgtttaatgtTTAGGAGAGAATTAGCAACCAGAGACGCAGAACAGCGTAAAAGGAAACGGGAAGAAGAATTATCGGCAGAAGCGCAGGCCGCGTTAGAGCGTGAGTGGCAAAAGAATTTTGAAGAATCACGACAATCAAGAGTCGACAGCTGGAAAGCCTTTCAGTCTGGTTCTAGTGCTACAAAACAAAAGAAAGCAAAGAAACTGAAAGCATTCAGGCCACCAAAAACGAAAGCTGAATCACGATAATTGTACAGTTTTTGTTTCTGGCACTTGGCATAAATTATTTCATCTGGTGTTTCATATTTCTTGCAAAATTTTCACCATGTGACACGAAATAACGGAATTCATTGAATATGTCGAATTGAAATTGTTCTTTgaatttatttgttaattgaaaATTGTGATTTAAAAGTAGTTGAGAATGTGTTGAATCAGGTGTCGAACTGGTGAGTGTGTTATAAATAAGAGTGACGTGTGAGTTGAGCAGAAGAGCATGAAAATAAGTTCTGTGTGTATCTTTTAAGAGTAATTGTAATGTATGTTTGTGGAACAAAAATATCTGCGAGTATGTATATGGGTACATAGTTGTGATCAATTTACATGGCCTGGTTAAGTTAAATCTTAATGAAAAAATTCCATGTGACCAATTGTTTGACAATTAGTATGAAACTTAAGGCAGTTGTACTGTTATCATGCATTACTGTATAAATTGtacatttcataattatttgaCTTTGAAGCCGAGTATACATCACATTTTAATATCTCTCAAACCAAATGGTATGCACGGTTATCTCTACAAGTTGTTTCTGTAGGTGTAGTAACGACAAGTACTTGAAATTAATCAAAATAAGATGATTAATtcgattatttatttaaatttcattcgaaGCCTGCAGCATGTACAGTATTTCTTAATAATAACAACTTAAAAGGCCATGTAGTCATAACTTCCGGTGTCCAATAGGTGAACGtgtaaaaaagaagaaaaagaacaaaCTGTTGCATCTCAACGTACACTTGGTCCAATTgtaatttgtaagattactataAGGAAATTAATGTTCTAAATGCGTAACTTTTCTCTTCGAGTAGCGTTTACTAACACACGAAAGTCAATGTCGTACAAGTGCCGATCGAACGTACGTGATCAACCgtgagagaaaaatttttttattgacgGTATTAAAAAGAGTGAATGACCGAACGAAGTGGAATCAATCGTTAGACTTTCTTTCTTATTTCGCAATTACGACCGTTAACACATTAATACTGCGGATTAGCCTCCGATGCCATAAGCTGCGCCACTACTGATCTGTATTTCGACATGATATTAGTAATCGGCTCGCCATTAGGTATTACGGGATAATGCATTAAATAGTACACACTAATAAACCGCATCATTTATTTATGACAAATATACAAATCACAATCGAAATATTCGTTCGTATATTGTTGTTTGTCTATATACAAGAAtctttttcgttttttaatGATACATCATAAGTCACACGATTTTGTATTTTATGGTAATAGAATCGGATTTTAACTTCGTATTTGTATACTAAAGCATTAGTGGTTAATGTATTGTTTC
Protein-coding sequences here:
- the LOC143354761 gene encoding dnaJ homolog subfamily C member 8, whose amino-acid sequence is MAATKSSISNDNPTKKEDEFNEFYTEVKEIEKRDSVLTPKQQIDRLLRPGSSYFNLNPFEVLQIDPSTSIDEIKKKYRRMSILVHPDKNQDDAERAQQAFEIVNKAWKTLENEETRAKCMDVIEEAKARTDHMISEKKKKLKKEGKADGVTMLEEETEEGYTHAVWVMTMKLFADMERRRRELATRDAEQRKRKREEELSAEAQAALEREWQKNFEESRQSRVDSWKAFQSGSSATKQKKAKKLKAFRPPKTKAESR